The Caldilineales bacterium genome has a window encoding:
- a CDS encoding pentapeptide repeat-containing protein, whose amino-acid sequence MGVQDIATLKQDLRRQILSGDTSGLAGANLSSLELAGADFSGANLHEVNLWQADLSYASFVGANLLEADLRGSNLVGAELAAATMQKAALLRANLEGATLVGARLERAELEESNLRAANLRGANLRRINGLHADFAAADLSHTVLDGADLGHARLGRASLNDADLKAARLRQADLAGAQLMRADLSGADLSGADLSGANLSRATLRQANFANADLTSADLTKSDLSGARLKGAILAGARYDAHTVWPADFDPKAVGANPA is encoded by the coding sequence ATGGGCGTTCAAGACATCGCCACCCTCAAACAAGACCTCCGCCGGCAGATCCTGTCCGGCGATACCAGCGGCCTGGCCGGGGCGAATCTGAGTTCGCTGGAACTGGCCGGCGCCGATTTCAGCGGCGCCAATTTGCACGAGGTCAATCTGTGGCAGGCGGACTTGTCCTATGCCAGTTTCGTGGGCGCCAATCTGCTGGAGGCCGACCTGCGGGGGAGCAACCTGGTAGGCGCGGAGCTGGCGGCGGCGACGATGCAGAAAGCCGCCCTCTTGCGCGCCAACCTGGAAGGCGCCACGCTGGTGGGGGCGCGGCTGGAACGGGCGGAGCTGGAAGAAAGCAATCTGCGAGCGGCGAACTTGCGCGGGGCCAATCTGCGCCGGATCAACGGCCTGCACGCCGACTTTGCCGCCGCCGACCTCTCGCACACGGTGCTGGACGGCGCCGATTTGGGCCATGCGCGGCTGGGACGGGCGAGTTTGAACGACGCCGACCTCAAGGCCGCCAGGCTGCGCCAGGCCGACCTGGCGGGCGCGCAGCTGATGCGGGCCGATTTGTCTGGCGCCGATCTCAGCGGCGCCGATCTCTCTGGCGCCAATCTGTCGCGGGCGACTCTGCGTCAGGCCAACTTCGCCAACGCCGACCTGACCAGCGCCGACCTGACCAAAAGCGACCTCAGCGGCGCCAGGCTGAAGGGCGCCATCCTGGCCGGCGCCCGCTACGACGCCCACACCGTCTGGC
- a CDS encoding CHAT domain-containing protein produces MRRLHYQNFDLRVRQDGKDQYLAEVLASPVGETAQATPVTINLDEAALVQGLESLKAFTQPPKTLQALGTWLRDRLLPPPIWTLYRAALARLSASEGLRLRLRLDPPELAALPWEYCYDPENDSFLALDPRTPIVRYLPLAFSPLPLATSGPVRLLIMIATPNDWPDLDVGREREQIRGALAAAIAAGRVEIDVSEGSASLESLPDHLRRGAHVFHFIGHGSYDAATANGYLILEQEDGSGVAVDGSRLATLLRSSGVGLAVLNACETATAGSDNAYAGVAQALVRAGLPAVAAMQFPIGDTQAVAFARTFYRALGDGWPVDAAMTEARRAMFLSADGGQWGIPALFMRAPEGVIWAEREEAPGGRAQGGNTITISGAVHITGDIVGGNKTIISGPTP; encoded by the coding sequence ATGCGTCGTCTGCACTACCAGAACTTCGATCTCAGGGTGCGGCAGGATGGCAAGGACCAGTACCTGGCCGAGGTGTTGGCTTCGCCGGTTGGCGAAACCGCACAGGCCACACCGGTGACGATCAACCTCGACGAGGCGGCGCTGGTACAAGGGCTGGAGTCACTCAAAGCCTTCACTCAGCCGCCGAAAACCTTACAGGCGCTGGGGACATGGCTGCGCGACCGGCTCCTGCCCCCGCCCATCTGGACGCTCTACCGCGCGGCCCTGGCTCGTCTTTCTGCCAGCGAGGGGCTGCGCCTGCGACTCCGCCTCGACCCGCCCGAGTTGGCGGCTTTGCCGTGGGAATATTGCTACGACCCGGAGAACGACAGCTTCCTCGCCCTCGACCCGCGCACACCCATCGTCCGCTACCTGCCCCTGGCATTCTCGCCCCTGCCCCTGGCCACTTCTGGCCCCGTCCGGCTGCTGATCATGATCGCGACGCCAAACGACTGGCCCGACCTGGACGTCGGTCGCGAGCGAGAACAGATCCGGGGCGCCCTGGCCGCAGCGATTGCCGCCGGCCGGGTGGAGATCGATGTCAGCGAAGGCAGCGCCAGCCTGGAATCGCTGCCAGACCATCTGCGCCGCGGCGCCCATGTCTTCCACTTCATCGGCCACGGCAGCTACGATGCCGCCACCGCCAACGGCTATCTCATCCTGGAGCAGGAAGATGGCAGCGGCGTCGCCGTCGATGGCAGCCGCCTGGCCACCTTGCTGCGTTCTTCGGGCGTGGGGCTGGCCGTGCTGAACGCCTGCGAGACCGCCACGGCCGGTTCCGACAACGCCTACGCCGGCGTGGCCCAGGCCCTGGTGCGGGCCGGGTTGCCGGCGGTGGCGGCGATGCAGTTCCCGATCGGCGACACACAGGCGGTCGCGTTTGCACGCACGTTCTACCGCGCCCTGGGCGATGGCTGGCCGGTGGACGCAGCCATGACCGAGGCCCGTCGGGCCATGTTCCTGTCAGCCGACGGCGGGCAGTGGGGCATCCCGGCTCTATTCATGCGAGCGCCGGAGGGAGTGATCTGGGCGGAACGAGAGGAAGCGCCGGGCGGGCGGGCGCAGGGCGGCAACACCATCACCATTAGCGGCGCCGTCCACATCACCGGCGATATCGTGGGCGGAAACAAAACCATCATCAGCGGCCCGACGCCGTGA